One stretch of Streptomyces sp. MMBL 11-1 DNA includes these proteins:
- the iolD gene encoding 3D-(3,5/4)-trihydroxycyclohexane-1,2-dione acylhydrolase (decyclizing): protein MSPTSPAGPTSPAAPHGPTRRLTTAQALVAFLARQYTERDGRRQRLISATWGIFGHGNVAGIGQALVEAGGGSGGNGSAHRMPYLQGRNEQAMVHAAVGYARQSGRLSAHAVTTSIGPGATNLVTGAALATINRLPVLLLPGDTFATRPADPVLQQLEVPYAGDVSVNDCLRPVSRYFDRITRPEALIPAALQAMRVLADPAETGAVTLALPQDVQAEAYDWPQEFFAERDWHVRRPGPDAHELEAAVRAVRSARRPLIVAGGGVRHSAAEETLAAFTAATRIPVASTQAGKGALRHDHPADVGGIGHTGTATADELARTADLVIGIGTRFSDFTTASGTLFADPAVRFLHLNISGFDAHKLAALPLVADARAGLEALTAALAGRGYRVDPAYETEYTGAKEAWEARVEASFATPDPTGRPTQTQVLGLLDALVTEDDILINAAGSLPGDLHKLWRTRSRDQYHVEYGYSCMGYEIPAAIGVLLADGARPGPDRPRRPVWALVGDGTYLMNPTEIVTAVQENLPLKLLILQNHGYASIGGLSESVGAERFGTAYRHRDADGGFTGPPLPVDLAANAASLGMRVLRATTVDDLREALFEARDAEGPTCVYVETETPDTVSGPPPAQAWWDVPVAETASRPAAVKAREEYDRQVAARRRHL, encoded by the coding sequence TTGAGCCCGACGAGTCCCGCCGGCCCCACCAGTCCCGCGGCCCCCCACGGTCCGACCCGCCGGCTGACCACCGCTCAGGCCCTGGTCGCCTTCCTGGCCCGGCAGTACACCGAGCGCGACGGCCGCCGTCAGCGGCTCATCAGCGCCACCTGGGGCATCTTCGGACACGGCAACGTCGCCGGCATCGGCCAGGCACTCGTCGAGGCGGGCGGCGGCAGCGGCGGGAACGGGTCCGCGCACCGCATGCCCTACCTCCAGGGCCGCAACGAACAGGCCATGGTGCACGCGGCCGTCGGGTACGCCCGCCAGTCGGGGCGGCTCTCCGCGCACGCGGTGACCACGTCCATCGGCCCGGGGGCCACCAACCTCGTCACCGGGGCGGCCCTCGCGACGATCAACCGCCTGCCCGTCCTCCTCCTGCCCGGCGACACCTTCGCGACCCGGCCCGCCGACCCCGTACTGCAACAGCTCGAAGTGCCGTACGCGGGTGATGTCTCGGTCAACGACTGCCTGCGCCCGGTCTCGCGCTACTTCGACCGGATCACCCGGCCGGAGGCGCTGATTCCGGCGGCCCTCCAGGCGATGCGGGTCCTCGCCGACCCCGCCGAGACCGGGGCCGTCACGCTCGCGTTGCCGCAGGACGTGCAGGCGGAGGCGTACGACTGGCCGCAGGAGTTCTTCGCCGAGCGCGACTGGCACGTCCGCCGGCCCGGCCCCGACGCCCACGAACTGGAAGCCGCGGTACGCGCGGTGCGTTCCGCCCGCCGCCCCCTGATCGTCGCCGGTGGCGGGGTCCGGCACAGCGCCGCCGAGGAGACGCTCGCCGCGTTCACCGCCGCGACCCGCATCCCGGTCGCCTCCACCCAGGCGGGCAAGGGCGCGCTCCGCCACGACCACCCGGCCGACGTCGGCGGCATCGGCCACACCGGCACCGCCACCGCCGACGAACTGGCCCGCACCGCCGACCTGGTGATCGGTATCGGCACCCGCTTCTCCGACTTCACCACCGCCTCCGGCACGCTCTTCGCCGATCCCGCCGTCCGCTTCCTCCACCTCAACATCAGCGGCTTCGACGCCCACAAACTGGCCGCCCTTCCGCTGGTCGCGGACGCCCGCGCGGGGCTTGAGGCGCTCACGGCGGCGCTCGCCGGACGCGGCTACCGGGTCGACCCGGCGTACGAGACGGAGTACACCGGCGCGAAGGAAGCGTGGGAGGCACGGGTCGAGGCATCCTTCGCCACCCCCGACCCCACCGGGCGCCCCACCCAGACCCAGGTCCTCGGCCTGCTGGACGCCCTGGTCACCGAGGACGACATCCTCATCAACGCAGCCGGCTCCCTCCCCGGCGACCTCCACAAGCTCTGGCGCACCCGCTCCCGCGACCAGTACCACGTCGAGTACGGCTACTCCTGCATGGGCTACGAGATCCCGGCCGCGATCGGCGTCCTGCTCGCCGACGGAGCCCGGCCCGGCCCGGACCGGCCGCGCCGCCCCGTCTGGGCGCTCGTCGGCGACGGCACGTACTTGATGAACCCCACCGAGATCGTCACCGCCGTCCAGGAGAACCTGCCGCTGAAGCTGCTGATCCTCCAGAACCACGGGTACGCCTCCATCGGCGGCCTCTCCGAGTCGGTCGGCGCCGAACGCTTCGGCACCGCCTACCGCCACCGGGACGCCGACGGCGGCTTCACCGGCCCGCCGCTCCCCGTCGACCTGGCGGCCAACGCGGCCTCCCTCGGCATGCGCGTCCTGCGCGCCACCACCGTCGACGACCTGCGCGAAGCGCTCTTCGAGGCCCGGGACGCGGAGGGCCCCACTTGTGTCTACGTCGAGACCGAAACGCCCGACACAGTGTCGGGCCC
- the iolB gene encoding 5-deoxy-glucuronate isomerase — protein sequence MTTHHPPERDHPNHLPAGSAARGAYAVDIDPERAGWDRSALRVLELAPGGVHTLDTGGSEWIVLPLAGACTVRTAGETFELLGRESVFSGVSDFAYVPRDSHAQIASGAGGRFALAGAKCERRLPARYGPAPEVPVELRGSGTCSRQVNNFAAADTFDCDRLIAVEVLTPGGNWSSYPPHKHDEHVPGEECELEEIYYFEVADGGIGYHRVSPSRDGGTDVLAEVRGGDTVLIPDGWHGPSIAPPGRTLYYLNVMAGPGEERAWLIRDHPDHRWIRDTWREEPIDARLPLYTAHPAPGPEVTP from the coding sequence ATGACGACGCATCACCCGCCGGAGCGGGACCACCCGAACCACCTGCCGGCCGGCAGCGCCGCGCGCGGGGCGTACGCCGTTGACATCGATCCCGAGCGGGCCGGCTGGGACCGTTCGGCACTGCGGGTGCTGGAGCTGGCACCGGGCGGTGTTCACACGCTCGACACCGGCGGCAGTGAATGGATCGTCCTGCCGTTGGCCGGTGCCTGTACGGTGCGTACGGCAGGCGAGACCTTTGAACTGCTGGGCCGGGAGAGCGTGTTCAGCGGGGTCTCCGACTTCGCCTACGTTCCGCGCGACTCCCACGCACAGATCGCCTCCGGCGCAGGTGGCCGCTTCGCCCTGGCAGGAGCGAAGTGCGAGCGACGACTCCCCGCTCGCTACGGCCCCGCGCCGGAGGTACCCGTCGAGCTGCGCGGCTCCGGGACCTGCTCGCGCCAGGTGAACAATTTCGCCGCCGCCGACACCTTCGACTGCGACCGGCTGATCGCCGTCGAGGTGCTCACCCCCGGCGGCAACTGGTCCTCGTACCCGCCCCACAAGCACGACGAGCACGTGCCGGGCGAGGAGTGCGAACTGGAGGAGATCTACTACTTCGAGGTGGCGGACGGCGGGATCGGCTACCACCGGGTCTCCCCCTCGCGCGACGGCGGTACGGACGTCCTCGCCGAAGTGCGCGGCGGCGACACCGTGCTCATCCCCGACGGCTGGCACGGTCCGTCCATCGCCCCGCCCGGCCGGACGCTGTACTACCTGAACGTGATGGCCGGGCCGGGGGAGGAGCGCGCCTGGCTGATCCGCGACCATCCCGACCACCGATGGATCCGCGACACCTGGCGGGAGGAGCCGATCGACGCCAGACTCCCGCTGTACACGGCGCATCCGGCGCCCGGCCCGGAGGTAACGCCTTGA
- a CDS encoding Cgl0159 family (beta/alpha)8-fold protein — MTPLAPSLSELVRLRAERPEAVAEAAARRKRRRLIRHPGDRLMVIAADHPARGALAVGDRTLAMANRFELLERLCLALSRPGVDGVLASADVLDDLLLLGALEDKVVMGSMNRGGLAGAAFELDDRFTGYRPDDLVRHGFDAGKLLLRIDHDDPGSLETLHTAARTVDAMAAHRLPVFVEPFLCRRVDGRLRNDLGAAAVATSIAIASGLAGTSAYTWLKVPVTDDPDAMARAMEASTLPAVLLGGEVGDDQDAAYGKWRDALRLPTVRGLVVGRSLLYPVDGDVTCAVDTAVSLLGTGREGP; from the coding sequence ATGACGCCTCTCGCGCCCTCCCTCTCCGAACTCGTGCGGCTGCGCGCCGAGCGACCCGAAGCCGTCGCCGAGGCCGCCGCGCGACGGAAGCGGCGACGGCTGATCCGGCACCCCGGAGACCGGTTGATGGTCATCGCGGCGGACCACCCCGCGCGCGGCGCGCTCGCCGTGGGGGACCGGACCCTCGCCATGGCCAACCGTTTCGAGCTGCTGGAACGGCTCTGCCTCGCCCTCTCCCGCCCCGGGGTCGACGGAGTGCTCGCCTCCGCCGACGTCCTGGACGACCTCCTCCTGCTGGGCGCGCTGGAGGACAAGGTCGTGATGGGCTCGATGAACCGCGGCGGGCTGGCCGGCGCCGCGTTCGAGCTCGACGACCGGTTCACCGGCTACCGCCCGGACGACCTGGTCCGCCACGGGTTCGACGCGGGGAAGCTGCTGCTGCGCATCGACCACGACGACCCCGGTTCGCTGGAGACCCTGCACACCGCCGCCCGGACCGTCGACGCGATGGCGGCACACCGGCTGCCCGTCTTCGTCGAACCGTTCCTCTGCCGACGCGTCGACGGCCGCCTCCGCAACGATCTTGGCGCCGCCGCCGTGGCGACCTCCATCGCCATCGCGTCGGGCCTCGCCGGTACGTCCGCGTACACCTGGCTGAAGGTCCCCGTCACCGACGACCCCGACGCCATGGCCCGGGCGATGGAGGCCTCCACCCTGCCCGCCGTCCTGCTCGGCGGCGAGGTCGGCGACGACCAGGACGCCGCGTACGGGAAATGGCGGGACGCGCTGCGGCTGCCCACCGTGCGGGGGCTGGTCGTGGGGCGCTCGTTGCTCTACCCGGTCGACGGGGACGTGACGTGTGCCGTCGACACCGCCGTATCGCTGCTCGGGACGGGTAGGGAAGGGCCATGA
- the iolC gene encoding 5-dehydro-2-deoxygluconokinase: protein MPEPYDVITMGRIGVDLYPLEVGVPLARVETFGKFLGGSPTNVAVAAARLGRRTAVITRTGQDAFGAYLHQELERFGVDARWATAVEEYPTPVTFCEIFPPDDFPLYFYRRPKAPDLEIHAPDLDLDAVRDARIFWMTGTGLSAEPSRSATLAALAARDARQAGSRPAGAPRTATVFDLDWRPMFWDGGDDSTEAPARYREALAQVTVAVGNIDECAIATGEREPYAAARALLAAGVELAVVKQGPKGVLAVHRDGTTADCPPLPVEVVNGLGAGDAFGGALCHGLLAGWPLDRIVRYANAAGAIVASRLACSSAMPFPDEVDGALAAGAVTADTPGAADRAAPAAAAPPAAAGPHAPGDGAAPADRAAPAAPAVPADRGAVPAAPAAPADPAARVGPGGPANPAAGAGS from the coding sequence ATGCCTGAGCCGTACGACGTGATCACCATGGGGCGGATCGGGGTGGACCTCTACCCGCTGGAGGTCGGGGTACCGCTCGCCCGGGTCGAGACGTTCGGCAAGTTCCTCGGCGGCTCCCCGACGAACGTGGCGGTGGCGGCGGCCCGGCTGGGGCGGCGGACGGCCGTGATCACCCGGACCGGACAGGACGCCTTCGGCGCGTATCTCCACCAGGAACTGGAACGGTTCGGCGTGGACGCCCGTTGGGCGACGGCCGTGGAGGAGTATCCGACCCCGGTCACCTTCTGCGAGATCTTCCCGCCGGACGACTTCCCGCTCTACTTCTACCGGCGGCCCAAGGCCCCCGACCTGGAGATCCACGCGCCGGACCTCGACCTGGACGCGGTGCGCGACGCCCGGATCTTCTGGATGACGGGCACCGGACTCAGCGCCGAGCCGAGCCGCTCCGCGACCCTGGCCGCCCTCGCGGCGCGCGACGCCCGCCAGGCCGGCTCCCGCCCCGCCGGCGCGCCGCGTACGGCGACCGTCTTCGACCTCGACTGGCGGCCCATGTTCTGGGACGGCGGCGACGACAGCACCGAGGCTCCGGCGCGGTACCGCGAGGCGCTGGCCCAGGTCACGGTCGCCGTGGGCAACATCGACGAGTGCGCGATCGCGACCGGCGAACGCGAACCGTACGCCGCCGCCCGGGCCCTGCTCGCGGCCGGGGTGGAGCTCGCGGTCGTCAAACAGGGCCCGAAGGGCGTGCTCGCCGTCCACCGTGACGGCACCACCGCCGACTGCCCGCCCCTGCCGGTGGAGGTGGTCAACGGCCTCGGGGCGGGCGACGCGTTCGGGGGCGCGCTCTGCCACGGACTGCTCGCCGGGTGGCCGCTGGACCGCATCGTGCGGTACGCGAACGCGGCCGGCGCCATCGTCGCCTCCCGGCTCGCCTGCTCGTCGGCGATGCCGTTCCCGGACGAGGTCGATGGGGCCCTGGCCGCCGGAGCCGTCACGGCCGACACCCCTGGGGCGGCCGACCGGGCCGCTCCGGCCGCTGCCGCCCCTCCCGCTGCCGCCGGTCCGCACGCTCCGGGCGACGGAGCCGCTCCCGCCGACCGAGCCGCTCCAGCCGCTCCGGCCGTTCCCGCCGACCGAGGAGCCGTTCCTGCCGCTCCCGCCGCTCCGGCCGATCCAGCCGCTCGCGTCGGCCCCGGCGGTCCGGCGAACCCTGCGGCCGGAGCGGGTTCATGA
- a CDS encoding sugar phosphate isomerase/epimerase family protein, translating to MTPSVRSSDRIRIGSAPDSWGVWFPDDPRQVPWQRFLDEVAEAGYAWIELGPYGYLPTDPSRLADETRGRGLTVSAGTVFTGLHHGPEVWDRTWAHVADIAGLTRAMGAEHLVVIPSFWRDDKTGEVLEDRVLTPAQWRDLTAQTERLGREVRERFGLRIVVHPHADTHIDTEENVNRFLDATDPDLVSLCLDTGHYAYCGGDSVKLIETYGERIGYLHLKQVDPEVLATVVADEVPFGPAVARGVMCEPPGGVPALEPVLDAARALDVDLFAIVEQDMYPCPPDKPLPIARRTREFLRSCGRPGATD from the coding sequence ATGACCCCCTCCGTCCGCTCCTCGGACCGCATCCGTATCGGCTCGGCCCCCGACTCCTGGGGTGTGTGGTTCCCCGACGACCCGCGGCAGGTGCCGTGGCAGCGCTTCCTCGACGAGGTGGCCGAGGCCGGGTACGCGTGGATCGAACTCGGCCCGTACGGCTATCTGCCCACCGACCCGTCCCGGCTGGCGGACGAGACCCGGGGCCGGGGGCTCACGGTCTCCGCCGGGACCGTGTTCACCGGATTGCACCACGGTCCGGAGGTCTGGGACCGGACGTGGGCGCATGTCGCGGACATCGCCGGGCTGACCCGGGCCATGGGCGCCGAACACCTGGTCGTCATCCCCTCCTTCTGGCGCGACGACAAGACGGGCGAGGTGCTGGAGGACCGGGTGCTCACCCCCGCGCAGTGGCGTGATCTGACCGCACAGACGGAGCGGCTGGGCCGGGAGGTCCGGGAGCGGTTCGGGCTGCGGATCGTCGTCCACCCGCACGCGGACACCCACATCGACACCGAGGAGAACGTCAACCGCTTCCTCGACGCCACCGATCCGGATCTCGTCTCGCTCTGCCTGGACACCGGGCACTACGCCTACTGCGGCGGCGACAGCGTCAAGCTCATCGAGACGTACGGGGAACGCATCGGCTACCTCCATCTCAAGCAGGTCGATCCGGAGGTCCTGGCGACGGTGGTGGCGGACGAGGTGCCGTTCGGCCCGGCGGTGGCCAGGGGCGTGATGTGCGAGCCGCCCGGCGGGGTCCCCGCCCTGGAGCCGGTCCTGGACGCGGCACGGGCCCTGGACGTCGACCTGTTCGCGATCGTGGAGCAGGACATGTATCCGTGTCCGCCGGACAAGCCGTTGCCCATCGCCCGCCGCACCCGGGAGTTCCTCCGCTCCTGCGGAAGGCCCGGCGCCACGGACTGA
- a CDS encoding DinB family protein, whose protein sequence is MSTSERPMPPLVADERTSLESWLDFYRATLAQKCADLSDEDLREASATPSPITLLGLLQHLAEVERNWFRRVLAQEDAPPLFAPPAGGGDGAEGRDGGWDLAEDSTYGQALARWEGEVARARQNCAVRALDDTSPFMGAQVTLRWIYTHMIGEYARHCGHADLVRERVDGRTGV, encoded by the coding sequence ATGAGCACTTCCGAACGCCCGATGCCCCCGCTGGTCGCCGACGAACGCACCTCTCTGGAGAGCTGGCTCGACTTCTACCGCGCCACCCTCGCCCAGAAGTGCGCGGACCTGTCCGATGAGGACCTGCGCGAGGCGTCCGCGACACCCTCGCCGATCACCCTGCTCGGACTGCTCCAGCACCTGGCGGAGGTCGAGCGGAACTGGTTCCGCCGCGTGCTCGCGCAGGAGGACGCCCCGCCGCTCTTCGCCCCTCCGGCCGGCGGCGGGGACGGAGCCGAGGGCCGTGACGGCGGCTGGGATCTCGCCGAGGACTCCACCTACGGGCAGGCGCTCGCGCGATGGGAGGGCGAGGTGGCAAGGGCCCGGCAGAACTGCGCGGTCCGGGCGCTCGACGACACCAGCCCGTTCATGGGCGCGCAGGTCACGCTCCGGTGGATCTACACCCACATGATCGGCGAGTACGCCCGGCACTGCGGCCATGCCGACCTGGTCCGCGAACGCGTCGACGGGCGCACGGGAGTCTGA
- a CDS encoding helix-turn-helix transcriptional regulator, translated as MTDGTLWSYKDIAAHIQVQPDTVRSYRKHGLLPPPDRVENGKPYWYGDTVRAWVASRPRNRGR; from the coding sequence ATGACTGACGGAACGCTCTGGTCCTACAAGGACATCGCCGCGCACATCCAGGTCCAGCCGGACACCGTCCGCTCCTATCGCAAGCACGGGCTCCTGCCCCCGCCCGACCGGGTGGAGAACGGGAAGCCGTACTGGTACGGAGACACCGTCCGCGCCTGGGTCGCCTCCCGCCCCCGCAACCGGGGCCGCTGA
- a CDS encoding class I SAM-dependent methyltransferase produces the protein MDRNVTTTDDVLALMDGLFAPGADRWTAGGASWWDDFYADRSKPVPFFVDKPDENLDAYLRHGLIAPGKALELGCGPGRNALHLASLGFDVDAVDLSPGALAWARERAEGAGVRDIRFHHGDAFALTAPGAALAGPYDLIYDSGCFHHLPPHRRISYLALLERCLAPGGHFALTCFAAGEGGMGSELPDAELYRTGGLQGGLAYSPEALRQIFSGLTEIELRRMNDEGPQAPLFGESFLWTALFRAPARK, from the coding sequence ATGGACCGGAACGTGACCACGACGGACGATGTGCTGGCGCTGATGGACGGGCTGTTCGCCCCAGGAGCGGACCGGTGGACGGCGGGCGGGGCGTCCTGGTGGGACGACTTCTACGCGGACCGTTCGAAGCCGGTGCCGTTCTTCGTGGACAAGCCCGACGAGAACCTCGACGCGTATCTCCGACACGGGCTGATCGCCCCGGGCAAAGCGCTCGAACTCGGCTGCGGACCCGGCCGTAACGCCCTGCACCTGGCCTCGCTCGGCTTCGACGTCGACGCGGTCGACCTCTCCCCGGGTGCGCTCGCCTGGGCCCGGGAGCGGGCCGAGGGGGCGGGGGTCCGCGACATCCGGTTCCACCACGGTGACGCGTTCGCCCTGACGGCGCCGGGGGCCGCCCTGGCCGGCCCCTACGACCTGATCTACGACTCCGGCTGCTTCCACCACCTGCCGCCCCACCGGCGTATCAGCTATCTCGCCCTGCTGGAGCGCTGCCTCGCACCAGGCGGCCACTTCGCGCTCACCTGCTTCGCCGCCGGGGAGGGCGGGATGGGTTCGGAGCTGCCGGACGCCGAGCTCTACCGGACGGGCGGTCTGCAGGGCGGACTCGCCTACTCGCCCGAGGCGCTGCGGCAGATCTTCTCCGGCCTGACGGAGATCGAGCTGCGCCGTATGAACGACGAGGGGCCCCAAGCCCCGCTCTTCGGGGAGTCGTTCCTCTGGACGGCCCTCTTCCGGGCGCCCGCCCGGAAATGA
- a CDS encoding MMPL family transporter, with protein sequence MSEVNRSAPPPVGGWTRFVTARPRLALLAALVITALAVFAGSGVADRMGSGGWQAPDAESTYATEVLAREFPASQPNLLLLVDSGPVTVDDPAVTAEAARLVERLRAEPGISGIGSYWETASPALRSEDGHEAVIAARILGDEKTAGETLDRIAPAFAGERGPVTVSLGGPAAVQHEMQTIIQEDLLRAELIALPVTLVLLVMVFGSAVAAMLPLGVGIVAILGTNAVLRGLTEFTDVSVFAMNLTTALGLGLAIDYALFIVRRFREELAGGADPRAAVGTTLRTAGRTVLFSALTVAVSLSAMLVFPQYFLRSFAYAGIAVVLLAAAAALILLPAALVLLGHRINALDLRRVFRRKKAPAAGGAVTPPGRGWARLAALVMRRAPVFAVVTTVGLLLLGLPFLGVEFGTADARQLPASAQSRVVQEHIRDGFPGSPGGGLEVLAEGQGSPAEYATLKSRIEQLPGVLRVDGPVTGDSVAYYSVLPEGEAVGEETQQLVRDLRAVPAAPSLDTSVTGAAAVLVDSKGAIADRLPWAVAIIVVVTLLLVFLLTGSVLIPLQAVVLNALSLTAMFGAVVWVFQDGNLSGLLAFTSTGDIETTLPVLMFCVAFGLSMDYGVFLISRIKEEHDRTGDHEHSVTFGLRHTGGLITAAAVILAVVMVAIGTSRVTNTKMLGLGIALAVLMDAMVVRGLLVPAVMKLMGRSTWWAPAPLRAFHRRFGLSEGDTAPAGAAAPEAPGDRGAPVVAEPRADAAAGSDAAKLAEPAGR encoded by the coding sequence ATGTCCGAAGTCAACCGTTCCGCCCCGCCGCCGGTCGGCGGCTGGACCCGGTTCGTCACCGCCCGGCCGCGGCTCGCGCTGCTGGCCGCGCTGGTGATCACCGCGCTCGCGGTGTTCGCGGGGAGCGGGGTCGCGGACCGGATGGGCAGCGGCGGCTGGCAGGCCCCCGACGCCGAGTCGACCTACGCGACCGAGGTGCTGGCGCGGGAGTTCCCCGCGTCCCAGCCCAACCTGCTTCTCCTGGTCGACAGTGGTCCCGTGACCGTCGACGACCCGGCGGTGACCGCCGAGGCCGCCCGCCTGGTCGAGCGGCTGAGGGCGGAGCCGGGGATCTCGGGCATCGGGTCCTACTGGGAGACCGCGTCACCCGCCCTTCGCTCCGAGGACGGCCACGAGGCGGTCATCGCCGCCCGGATCCTGGGCGACGAGAAGACCGCGGGCGAGACCCTCGACCGGATAGCGCCCGCCTTCGCCGGGGAGCGGGGGCCGGTGACGGTCTCCCTCGGCGGGCCCGCCGCGGTGCAGCACGAGATGCAGACGATCATCCAGGAGGATCTGCTGCGGGCCGAGCTGATCGCCCTGCCGGTGACGCTCGTCCTGCTGGTCATGGTCTTCGGCAGCGCCGTCGCCGCGATGCTGCCGCTCGGTGTCGGCATCGTCGCCATCCTCGGCACCAACGCGGTCCTGCGGGGGCTGACGGAGTTCACCGACGTCTCGGTCTTCGCCATGAACCTCACCACCGCGCTCGGCCTCGGACTCGCCATCGACTACGCCCTGTTCATCGTCCGCCGCTTCCGCGAGGAGCTGGCAGGCGGCGCGGACCCCCGGGCCGCGGTGGGCACGACCCTGCGGACCGCCGGGCGTACGGTGCTGTTCTCGGCGCTGACCGTGGCGGTGTCCCTGTCGGCCATGCTCGTCTTCCCGCAGTACTTCCTGCGGTCCTTCGCCTACGCGGGGATCGCCGTGGTCCTCCTGGCCGCGGCCGCCGCGCTGATCCTGCTGCCCGCGGCCCTCGTGCTGCTCGGCCACCGGATCAACGCGCTGGACCTGCGCCGGGTGTTCCGCCGGAAGAAGGCGCCCGCCGCCGGCGGTGCCGTCACACCGCCCGGCCGGGGATGGGCGCGGCTGGCCGCGCTGGTGATGCGCAGGGCACCCGTCTTCGCCGTCGTCACCACCGTCGGGCTCCTGCTGCTCGGACTGCCCTTCCTGGGCGTCGAGTTCGGCACGGCGGACGCCCGTCAGCTGCCGGCCTCGGCGCAGTCCCGGGTGGTCCAGGAACACATCCGCGACGGGTTCCCCGGCAGCCCCGGCGGTGGCCTGGAGGTGCTGGCCGAGGGCCAGGGGTCCCCCGCCGAGTACGCGACCCTGAAAAGCCGGATCGAGCAGCTCCCCGGCGTCCTGCGGGTCGACGGCCCGGTCACCGGGGACTCCGTCGCCTACTACAGCGTGCTGCCCGAGGGGGAAGCCGTCGGCGAGGAGACCCAGCAGCTCGTACGGGATCTGAGGGCTGTGCCCGCCGCCCCCTCCCTGGACACCTCGGTGACGGGCGCGGCGGCAGTCCTCGTCGACTCCAAGGGAGCCATAGCCGACCGGCTGCCCTGGGCGGTGGCGATCATCGTGGTGGTCACCCTGCTCCTGGTATTCCTGCTCACCGGCAGTGTGCTCATCCCGCTCCAGGCGGTCGTGCTCAACGCCCTCAGCCTGACCGCGATGTTCGGAGCGGTGGTCTGGGTCTTCCAGGACGGGAATCTCTCCGGGCTGCTCGCCTTCACCAGCACGGGCGACATCGAGACCACGCTGCCCGTCCTGATGTTCTGCGTCGCCTTCGGACTCTCCATGGACTACGGGGTCTTCCTGATATCCCGGATCAAGGAGGAGCACGACCGCACGGGCGACCACGAGCACTCCGTCACCTTCGGGCTCCGGCACACCGGCGGACTGATCACCGCCGCCGCTGTGATCCTCGCGGTCGTGATGGTGGCCATCGGCACCTCCCGGGTCACCAACACCAAGATGCTGGGCCTCGGCATCGCCCTCGCCGTCCTGATGGACGCCATGGTGGTGCGCGGTCTGCTGGTCCCGGCGGTGATGAAGCTGATGGGCCGCTCCACCTGGTGGGCCCCCGCGCCCCTGCGCGCATTCCACCGCAGGTTCGGCCTCAGCGAAGGGGACACCGCCCCGGCCGGCGCCGCCGCTCCGGAGGCTCCGGGCGACCGGGGCGCGCCGGTGGTGGCGGAGCCCAGGGCGGATGCCGCCGCCGGGTCGGATGCGGCGAAGCTCGCCGAACCTGCGGGACGCTGA
- a CDS encoding TetR/AcrR family transcriptional regulator — protein MSEAKATKGAAAGGADGGPTADATDRAPGPNRPRRRQARGEARIAQLLQAAASVFCTSGYTASSTNAIAREAGVSPGTLYQFFPNKEAIAVELGEQLLNRWRDTYGAAFAQSHIELPLDRMLDAILDPLIAFNCENPAFSVLMHGSEIPGRITEEHDTLHATMLTRVESVLAGYLPDVPAAQVHRIADMTFMLFKSGLDLIMAHEGEERAAYIQELKTIMFRYLDPLVGDEAPHRAPRTP, from the coding sequence GTGTCGGAGGCCAAAGCCACCAAAGGCGCCGCGGCGGGCGGAGCGGACGGCGGACCCACCGCCGACGCGACCGACAGAGCGCCGGGCCCCAACCGTCCGCGCCGCCGTCAGGCCCGCGGCGAGGCCCGCATCGCCCAACTGCTCCAGGCCGCCGCCAGCGTCTTCTGCACCAGCGGCTACACCGCGTCGAGCACCAACGCCATCGCCCGCGAGGCAGGGGTGTCGCCGGGCACGCTCTACCAGTTCTTCCCGAACAAGGAGGCCATCGCCGTCGAGCTGGGCGAACAGCTGCTCAACCGCTGGCGGGACACCTACGGCGCCGCCTTCGCGCAGAGCCATATCGAGCTGCCGCTCGACCGCATGCTGGACGCCATCCTCGACCCGTTGATCGCCTTCAACTGCGAGAACCCGGCCTTCTCCGTCCTGATGCACGGCTCGGAGATCCCCGGCCGCATCACCGAGGAGCACGACACGCTGCACGCCACGATGCTGACCAGGGTCGAATCGGTGCTCGCCGGCTACCTCCCGGACGTACCGGCCGCCCAGGTCCACCGCATCGCCGACATGACCTTCATGCTCTTCAAGTCCGGCCTGGACCTGATCATGGCCCACGAGGGCGAGGAGCGCGCGGCCTACATCCAGGAGCTGAAGACGATCATGTTCCGCTACCTGGACCCCCTGGTCGGCGACGAGGCGCCGCACCGGGCCCCGCGCACGCCGTAA